A stretch of the Myxococcus guangdongensis genome encodes the following:
- a CDS encoding cytochrome-c peroxidase produces the protein MRTPWGVALSLAVLLWVHESHAAPEAQRSAPPPSPLPPGVSAVLWKLSVPESAAPTPERVALGEKLYNEKRLSLDDSVSCATCHDPAKGFTDHLPVSAGVKGQFGMRNSPTVLNALFNASQFWDGRAASLEDQAKLPILNPVEMAMPSPEAVVAKLKGIPEYVTAFQQVFKRDITYDDLAAAIAAFERTQFSGSARFDRFIHGETKALNESERRGWALFNGKARCNSCHAGNAVSPLFSDQKFHNIGVSAHKQDFPQLAREGLKIVRLGDEKQIDELALQTRFSELGRFLVTKQENDVGAFKTPTLRNVGITGPYMHDGTLATMWDVIDHYNKGGVANPFLDGGMQRLGLTEPEIDDLVAFLFTLTDERFTRLNGQELAKQRARKNKRPERDTAVAMGKKGNLGDLAPNPDLAVKNPADIGAYGTETLPKPASTKQP, from the coding sequence ATGCGAACGCCGTGGGGCGTTGCCCTGTCGCTCGCCGTGTTGCTGTGGGTCCACGAGAGCCACGCCGCGCCCGAAGCCCAGCGCTCGGCTCCGCCACCCTCGCCGTTGCCGCCCGGGGTGTCGGCCGTGCTGTGGAAGCTGTCGGTGCCGGAGAGCGCGGCGCCCACGCCCGAGCGGGTGGCGTTGGGAGAGAAGCTCTACAACGAGAAGCGGCTGTCATTGGATGACAGCGTGTCGTGCGCCACGTGCCACGACCCGGCCAAGGGCTTCACGGACCACCTGCCAGTGTCGGCGGGCGTGAAGGGCCAGTTCGGCATGCGCAACAGCCCGACGGTGCTCAACGCGCTCTTCAACGCCTCGCAGTTCTGGGACGGGCGCGCGGCGTCGCTGGAGGACCAGGCGAAGCTGCCCATCCTCAACCCGGTGGAGATGGCCATGCCCTCCCCCGAGGCGGTGGTGGCCAAGCTCAAGGGCATCCCCGAGTACGTCACCGCCTTCCAGCAGGTCTTCAAGCGCGACATCACCTACGACGACCTGGCCGCGGCCATCGCCGCCTTCGAGCGCACGCAGTTCTCCGGCAGCGCCCGCTTCGACCGCTTCATCCACGGCGAGACGAAGGCGCTCAACGAGTCGGAGCGCCGAGGCTGGGCGCTGTTCAACGGCAAGGCGCGCTGCAACTCGTGCCACGCGGGCAACGCCGTGTCGCCGCTGTTCAGCGACCAGAAGTTCCACAACATCGGCGTCTCCGCCCACAAGCAGGACTTCCCGCAGCTGGCCCGAGAGGGCCTGAAAATCGTCCGCCTGGGAGACGAGAAGCAGATCGACGAGTTGGCGCTCCAGACGCGCTTCTCCGAGCTGGGCCGCTTCCTGGTGACGAAGCAGGAGAACGACGTGGGGGCCTTCAAGACGCCCACGCTGCGCAACGTGGGCATCACCGGCCCGTACATGCACGACGGCACGCTCGCGACGATGTGGGACGTCATCGACCACTACAACAAGGGCGGCGTGGCCAACCCGTTCCTGGACGGGGGGATGCAGCGACTGGGGCTGACGGAGCCCGAAATCGACGACCTGGTGGCCTTCCTCTTCACGCTCACCGACGAGCGCTTCACCCGACTCAACGGCCAGGAGCTGGCGAAGCAGCGGGCGCGCAAGAACAAGCGCCCGGAGCGCGACACCGCGGTGGCGATGGGGAAGAAGGGGAACCTGGGAGACCTGGCGCCCAATCCGGACCTGGCGGTGAAGAATCCGGCGGACATCGGCGCGTATGGCACCGAGACGCTGCCCAAACCCGCTTCGACGAAGCAGCCCTGA
- a CDS encoding metallophosphoesterase family protein encodes MGNKFRSIETKHHEERDAFFEDLKRLDRRAFLRVAGMSAGIVAGMGLRTPQSFQLVNVAEAQGTKPRFSFAYISDTHLYEQKLNDRFVRSILKAVDDVNGLDPQPDFVLFGGDLAQLGAPEELKLGAQILKSVKAPVRMMVGEHDWFLDMGDMWKDLFGAPNYSFDHKGVHFVVLNSILEKDFWTERKLTPKERMQIVAGLDNGIQSRFEVGEPQRAWMKQDLAKVDKKTPVIVFSHSPLYKYYRPWNFWTDDADEVQALLKPFDKVTVIHGHTHQLLSNRINNIQFHGMLSTAWPWPYAPEGLPQLTVQMNRPDPFSQFDGCGDGRMDVLESGLVDKLYNLWERNPITVRASYLGSGGKQDAPPRTKLPSY; translated from the coding sequence ATGGGGAACAAGTTCCGCAGCATCGAGACGAAGCACCACGAGGAGCGCGACGCCTTCTTCGAGGACCTGAAGCGGTTGGACCGCCGGGCCTTCCTGCGCGTCGCGGGCATGTCCGCCGGCATCGTCGCCGGCATGGGCCTGAGGACGCCTCAGAGCTTCCAGCTGGTCAACGTGGCCGAGGCGCAGGGCACCAAGCCGCGCTTCTCCTTCGCGTACATCTCCGACACGCACCTGTACGAGCAGAAGCTCAATGACCGCTTCGTGCGCTCCATCCTGAAGGCGGTGGACGACGTCAACGGGTTGGACCCGCAGCCGGACTTCGTCCTCTTCGGCGGGGACCTCGCCCAGCTGGGCGCCCCGGAGGAGCTGAAGCTGGGCGCGCAGATCCTCAAGAGCGTCAAGGCGCCCGTGAGGATGATGGTGGGCGAGCACGACTGGTTCCTCGACATGGGGGACATGTGGAAGGACCTGTTCGGCGCCCCGAACTATTCGTTCGACCACAAGGGCGTGCACTTCGTGGTGCTCAACTCCATCCTGGAGAAGGACTTCTGGACGGAGCGAAAGCTCACGCCCAAGGAGCGGATGCAGATTGTCGCGGGCCTGGACAACGGCATCCAGTCCCGCTTCGAGGTGGGCGAGCCGCAGCGCGCCTGGATGAAGCAGGACCTGGCGAAGGTGGACAAGAAGACGCCCGTCATCGTCTTCAGCCACTCGCCGCTCTACAAGTACTACCGCCCCTGGAACTTCTGGACGGACGACGCGGACGAGGTCCAGGCGCTGCTCAAGCCGTTCGACAAGGTCACCGTCATCCACGGGCACACGCACCAGCTGTTGTCGAACCGCATCAACAACATCCAGTTCCACGGGATGCTGTCCACCGCGTGGCCGTGGCCGTACGCGCCCGAGGGCCTGCCGCAGCTCACGGTGCAGATGAACCGGCCGGACCCGTTCAGCCAGTTCGACGGGTGCGGAGACGGACGGATGGACGTGCTGGAGTCGGGTCTGGTGGACAAGCTGTACAACCTCTGGGAGCGCAACCCCATCACCGTCCGGGCCAGCTACCTGGGCTCGGGTGGGAAGCAGGACGCGCCGCCCCGGACGAAGCTTCCGAGCTACTGA
- a CDS encoding c-type cytochrome encodes MNFRMKLWVGTGALLSFAGGVALATGPAERPKAASLKTEPLPRHQVPVSKDGNLVVGMCDGQTSLEVKGVKEGESLTREQAQRVSDELMAAWHQKNPDATWDPPPATRVVAQAQKPPQKQPQPNPPMGTNQPSTGIGVREGGVTAESGGREVRKEAGANIQDGHSYGAFTPRDEAVWAASTQQFVEEGHRVFHDAAAVGGTIAVSCDMCHPDASNTHPETYPKYQVQLGRVALLRDMINWCIENPVRGKPLADGDPRMRAMEAYIYAQRKGVKLEYGKK; translated from the coding sequence ATGAACTTCCGGATGAAGCTGTGGGTGGGAACCGGAGCGCTGCTGTCCTTCGCGGGAGGCGTGGCGCTGGCCACCGGTCCCGCCGAGCGCCCCAAGGCGGCCTCGCTGAAGACCGAGCCGCTGCCGCGTCACCAGGTGCCGGTGTCGAAGGACGGCAACCTGGTCGTGGGCATGTGCGACGGCCAGACGTCCCTGGAGGTCAAGGGCGTCAAGGAGGGCGAGTCGCTCACGCGCGAGCAGGCCCAGCGCGTGTCCGACGAGCTGATGGCCGCGTGGCACCAGAAGAACCCGGACGCGACGTGGGACCCGCCGCCCGCGACGCGCGTGGTGGCGCAGGCCCAGAAGCCGCCGCAGAAGCAGCCTCAGCCCAACCCGCCCATGGGCACCAACCAGCCCTCCACGGGCATCGGGGTGCGAGAGGGCGGCGTGACGGCGGAGAGCGGCGGCCGCGAGGTGCGCAAGGAGGCCGGCGCGAACATCCAGGACGGTCACTCCTACGGCGCCTTCACGCCTCGCGATGAAGCGGTGTGGGCCGCGTCCACGCAGCAGTTCGTGGAGGAGGGGCACCGCGTGTTCCACGACGCGGCGGCGGTGGGCGGCACCATCGCGGTCTCCTGTGACATGTGTCACCCGGATGCATCCAACACGCATCCGGAGACGTATCCGAAGTACCAGGTGCAGCTGGGCCGCGTGGCGCTGCTGCGGGACATGATCAACTGGTGCATCGAGAACCCGGTGCGCGGCAAGCCGCTCGCGGACGGAGACCCTCGGATGCGCGCGATGGAGGCGTACATCTACGCGCAGCGCAAGGGCGTGAAGCTGGAGTACGGGAAGAAGTAG
- a CDS encoding 2OG-Fe dioxygenase family protein, translating into MSFSPPTNAPSETVNALRDRGYAVLDRAGLSELVGIPAAALDAWRPTWDALPADGYLRDGGRYRTRRHSCFVVEGDTVTQVPHRAHWQPVEYNALHGGLERWFEPMTSTVVERPEWPRLLSRLAACGSALKGAQPWYVEAHQFRIDTTDGIGRPTPEGAHRDGVDFVVVLLVGRDGIKGGETRVFEAAGPNGIRFTLTEPWSALLLDDERVIHESTPIQPLEAAGHRDTLVLTFRAKGFQGP; encoded by the coding sequence ATGAGCTTCTCGCCCCCCACCAACGCTCCCTCCGAAACCGTCAACGCCTTGCGAGACAGGGGCTACGCCGTGCTGGACCGCGCGGGCCTGTCCGAGCTGGTGGGCATCCCCGCCGCCGCGCTGGATGCGTGGAGGCCCACGTGGGACGCGCTGCCGGCGGATGGCTATCTGCGGGACGGTGGCCGGTATCGCACGCGGCGCCACTCGTGCTTCGTCGTGGAGGGGGACACCGTCACCCAGGTGCCCCACCGCGCGCACTGGCAGCCCGTCGAGTACAACGCCCTGCACGGCGGCCTGGAGCGCTGGTTCGAGCCGATGACGTCCACCGTCGTCGAGCGCCCCGAGTGGCCTCGGCTGCTCAGCCGGCTGGCGGCCTGTGGCTCGGCGCTCAAGGGCGCGCAGCCCTGGTACGTGGAGGCGCACCAGTTCCGCATCGACACCACGGATGGCATCGGCCGACCGACACCCGAGGGCGCGCACCGCGACGGCGTGGACTTCGTCGTGGTGCTGCTGGTGGGGCGTGACGGCATCAAGGGCGGCGAGACGCGCGTGTTCGAGGCCGCCGGCCCCAATGGCATCCGCTTCACGCTGACGGAGCCCTGGTCGGCGCTGCTGCTCGACGACGAGCGTGTCATCCACGAGAGCACGCCCATCCAGCCGTTGGAGGCCGCGGGACACCGCGACACCCTGGTGCTCACCTTCCGCGCGAAGGGCTTCCAGGGTCCGTGA
- a CDS encoding MG2 domain-containing protein: protein MIFPVPLSLGALLVLGLFATLLLPSPGDASGTQQPSSPAPDSDRPSTYITTDKPLYRPGEKVFIGGLFLQSLSHKPYQGQVRSQLEIRGPRGEVVYQQYHYSADSAWGIGWDIPHEQPGGEYTARLSSAGFDTPVAERKFDVRAYRAPRLKSHIQFARDGYGPGDTITATLEVKRAEGGVPKGARVTAAALVDGVSAAQVPCTVDDQGHCLVRFALPARMERGEGTLSFTVEDGGVVETAAKTIPILLQTLDLAFFPESGDLVAGLTSRVYFEARTPARKPADLTGAVVDVSTGKDVATVRSEHEGRGRFELTPRAGARYALRIDAPSGIRKTFPLPEVKKTGVVLRASEDVTAAGKDVKLTVASAGTGRVKVTLSQRDLRVSEQRVTGTNVTLDAGAADGVLVATAWAEDGRPLAERLVFRQPAKEVQVELTVHQTRPVPGDVVELTARTTRDGQPVTALVMLSVTDDSVLQLVEKREQAPRLPVMVLLEPEVRELADAQLYLDRKNPKSTLAVDLLLGTQGWRRFGFSDPLGVMQRDPEVGWRFIQLRVGERPRNIPADLLARRDEAREQQDRFTPVDPALAVPLAAPVEQGRPPVEAPPPAPVSPSVVEGKSSKSDAEDEYPVSGHELPTYHWVREYSHALRPGRKPDDRVDFSETLYWSPAVRTDAATGEAKVYFALSDAVTTFRAVAGAVGLDGALGAAELELESVRPFYAEPKLPLEVTSGDVVRLPVSLVNGTQSALKNASVQAEAQGDVTLAMARAVDLAAGARGRQLLSLTIGSQQSKPVDVKLVARAGDYSDTVTRTLAIQPLGFPGTVSHGGLLSANKPASHVITLPERLAPGSIRASIAVYPSPLANMTESLAQLIREPSGCFEQTSSTTYPMTMAQLYFQTHPGIHPALMSSAREMLERGYKRLVSFETKSHGFEWFGAAPGHEALTAYGLLHFTDMKQVMSVDARLVERTRAWLMNQRDGKGNFARGHRASHAWTENAETANAYIAWALLESAGTSRAAQAKELAREIASVKAAASASSNSYEVALAANVLSLAGDGASARALMARLAKLQEPSGKVTGGTQSIVGGWGASLDIETTAIAALAWLREPKAHLENVTSVLRYFAEVNKGGRYGSTQSTVLTLRAINAYDLAHAASLPSGQVRLYVDGRPVGEPVRFTSATREVLHLPDAGPLLGSGAHRVELRLEGPAEIPYTVEVSYHSLVPDSSKDTLVSLEVALAKKELTEGEPTEARVMVTNRTDQHLSTAVAIFGVPGGLEVRHDQLKELVKRKLVDAYEVRGRDVVLYWRGMEPRKHHDIPLSLIAAVPGTYTGAASRAYLYYGDEHKVWTSGVKVTIAPKS, encoded by the coding sequence ATGATCTTCCCTGTCCCCCTCTCGCTCGGGGCACTCCTCGTCCTGGGGCTGTTCGCCACGCTGTTGCTGCCGTCACCGGGGGACGCCTCGGGCACCCAGCAGCCCTCCAGCCCAGCCCCGGACAGCGACCGTCCCTCCACGTACATCACCACGGACAAGCCCCTGTATCGGCCGGGGGAGAAGGTCTTCATCGGAGGGCTGTTCCTGCAGAGCCTGAGTCACAAGCCCTACCAGGGCCAGGTGCGCTCCCAACTGGAGATTCGAGGCCCCCGGGGCGAGGTCGTCTACCAGCAGTACCACTACAGCGCCGACTCGGCCTGGGGCATCGGCTGGGACATCCCCCACGAGCAACCGGGTGGCGAGTACACGGCGCGGTTGAGCAGCGCCGGCTTCGACACGCCCGTCGCCGAGCGGAAGTTCGACGTGCGCGCCTACCGCGCTCCCCGGCTCAAGTCACACATCCAGTTCGCCCGTGACGGCTACGGCCCGGGCGACACCATCACCGCGACGCTCGAGGTGAAGCGCGCCGAGGGCGGTGTCCCGAAGGGCGCCCGCGTCACCGCCGCCGCGCTGGTGGACGGCGTCAGCGCCGCGCAGGTCCCCTGCACCGTGGATGACCAGGGCCACTGCCTGGTGCGCTTCGCGTTGCCCGCGCGCATGGAGCGCGGCGAGGGCACGCTGTCCTTCACCGTCGAGGACGGCGGCGTGGTGGAGACCGCGGCGAAGACGATTCCCATCCTCCTCCAGACGCTGGACCTGGCGTTCTTCCCGGAGAGCGGCGACCTGGTGGCGGGCCTGACGTCGCGCGTGTACTTCGAGGCGCGCACGCCCGCGCGCAAGCCCGCGGACCTGACGGGCGCGGTGGTGGACGTGTCGACCGGCAAGGACGTCGCCACCGTGCGCTCCGAGCACGAGGGCCGGGGCCGCTTCGAGCTGACGCCTCGCGCGGGCGCGCGCTATGCGCTGCGCATCGACGCGCCCTCAGGCATCCGGAAGACCTTCCCGCTGCCGGAGGTGAAGAAGACGGGCGTGGTCCTGCGCGCGAGCGAGGACGTGACTGCCGCGGGCAAGGACGTGAAGCTCACCGTGGCCAGCGCGGGCACGGGCCGCGTGAAGGTGACGCTGAGCCAGCGCGACCTGCGGGTCTCCGAGCAGCGCGTGACGGGCACCAACGTGACGCTGGACGCGGGCGCGGCCGACGGAGTGCTCGTCGCCACGGCCTGGGCGGAGGACGGACGTCCCCTCGCGGAGCGGCTGGTGTTCCGTCAGCCCGCGAAGGAAGTCCAGGTGGAGCTGACGGTGCACCAGACACGTCCGGTGCCCGGCGACGTGGTGGAGCTGACCGCGCGCACCACGCGGGATGGCCAGCCCGTCACCGCGCTGGTGATGCTCAGCGTCACCGACGACTCCGTGCTCCAGCTCGTGGAGAAGCGCGAGCAGGCGCCCCGCCTCCCGGTGATGGTCCTGCTGGAGCCCGAGGTGCGCGAGCTCGCGGACGCGCAGCTCTACCTCGACCGGAAGAACCCGAAGAGCACGCTGGCGGTGGACCTGCTCCTGGGCACCCAGGGCTGGCGCCGCTTCGGCTTCTCCGACCCGCTGGGCGTCATGCAGCGTGACCCGGAGGTGGGCTGGCGCTTCATCCAGCTCCGCGTGGGCGAGCGGCCCAGGAACATCCCCGCTGACCTCCTGGCCCGGCGCGACGAGGCCAGGGAGCAGCAGGACCGCTTCACTCCCGTGGACCCGGCCCTCGCGGTTCCCCTCGCCGCCCCGGTCGAGCAAGGACGCCCGCCCGTCGAAGCCCCGCCGCCCGCCCCGGTGAGCCCTTCGGTCGTGGAAGGGAAGTCCTCGAAGAGCGACGCGGAGGACGAATACCCCGTCTCGGGCCACGAGCTCCCCACCTATCACTGGGTTCGCGAGTACTCGCACGCCTTGCGACCAGGCCGCAAACCCGACGACCGCGTGGACTTCTCGGAGACGCTCTACTGGAGCCCGGCCGTCCGCACCGACGCGGCTACCGGCGAGGCGAAGGTCTACTTCGCGCTGAGCGACGCGGTGACGACGTTCCGCGCCGTTGCGGGAGCCGTGGGTCTGGACGGCGCGCTCGGCGCCGCGGAGCTCGAGCTGGAGTCGGTGCGCCCCTTCTACGCGGAGCCCAAGCTGCCGCTCGAGGTCACCTCCGGAGACGTGGTGCGGCTGCCCGTCTCGCTGGTGAACGGGACGCAGTCCGCGCTGAAGAACGCCAGCGTCCAGGCGGAGGCCCAGGGCGACGTGACGCTCGCGATGGCCCGCGCGGTGGACCTCGCGGCCGGGGCACGCGGGCGACAGCTCCTGTCGCTGACAATCGGCTCACAACAGTCGAAGCCCGTGGACGTGAAGCTGGTGGCGCGCGCAGGCGACTACTCGGACACCGTCACCCGCACGCTGGCCATCCAACCCCTGGGCTTTCCCGGGACGGTCTCGCACGGAGGCCTGCTGTCGGCGAACAAGCCCGCCAGCCACGTCATCACCCTGCCCGAGCGACTGGCGCCCGGCAGCATCCGCGCCAGCATCGCCGTGTATCCCAGCCCCCTCGCCAACATGACGGAGAGCCTGGCCCAGCTCATCCGCGAGCCGAGCGGCTGCTTCGAGCAGACGAGCTCGACCACGTATCCGATGACGATGGCGCAGCTCTACTTCCAGACGCACCCGGGCATCCACCCAGCGCTGATGAGCTCCGCGCGGGAGATGCTGGAGCGCGGCTACAAGCGGCTGGTGAGCTTCGAGACGAAGTCACACGGCTTCGAGTGGTTCGGTGCAGCCCCCGGCCACGAGGCGCTGACGGCCTACGGCCTGCTCCACTTCACGGACATGAAGCAGGTGATGTCCGTGGATGCGCGGCTGGTGGAGCGCACGCGCGCGTGGCTGATGAACCAGCGCGACGGCAAGGGCAACTTCGCGCGCGGCCACCGCGCGTCCCACGCCTGGACCGAGAACGCGGAGACCGCCAACGCCTACATCGCCTGGGCCCTGCTGGAGAGCGCGGGGACCTCACGCGCCGCGCAGGCGAAGGAGCTGGCGCGCGAGATTGCCTCGGTGAAGGCGGCGGCCTCGGCCAGCAGCAACAGCTACGAGGTGGCGCTCGCGGCCAACGTGCTCTCGCTCGCGGGGGACGGCGCGTCGGCCCGCGCGCTGATGGCGCGACTGGCGAAGCTGCAGGAGCCCTCCGGCAAGGTGACGGGCGGCACCCAGTCCATCGTCGGCGGCTGGGGCGCATCCCTCGACATCGAGACGACGGCCATCGCCGCGCTGGCGTGGCTGCGCGAGCCCAAGGCACACCTCGAAAACGTGACGAGCGTGCTGAGGTACTTCGCGGAGGTCAACAAGGGTGGACGCTACGGGTCCACCCAGAGCACGGTGCTCACGCTGCGCGCCATCAACGCCTACGACCTGGCCCACGCGGCCTCGCTCCCCTCGGGACAGGTGCGGCTCTACGTGGACGGACGTCCGGTGGGCGAGCCCGTGCGCTTCACCTCGGCCACGCGTGAGGTGCTCCACCTGCCGGACGCGGGGCCCCTGCTCGGCTCCGGCGCACACCGCGTGGAGCTGCGCCTGGAGGGCCCCGCGGAGATTCCGTACACCGTCGAGGTCTCCTACCACTCGCTGGTGCCGGACAGCTCGAAGGACACGCTGGTGTCGCTCGAGGTGGCGCTCGCGAAGAAGGAGCTGACCGAGGGCGAGCCCACGGAGGCGCGGGTGATGGTGACCAACCGCACGGACCAGCACCTGTCCACCGCGGTGGCCATCTTCGGGGTGCCGGGAGGCCTGGAGGTGCGCCATGACCAGCTCAAGGAGCTGGTGAAGCGCAAGCTCGTGGACGCCTACGAGGTGCGGGGTCGCGACGTCGTCCTGTACTGGCGAGGCATGGAGCCCAGGAAGCACCACGACATCCCGCTGTCCCTCATCGCCGCGGTGCCCGGCACGTACACCGGCGCGGCGAGCCGCGCCTACCTGTACTACGGGGACGAGCACAAGGTCTGGACCTCGGGCGTGAAGGTCACCATCGCCCCGAAGTCCTGA
- a CDS encoding ABC transporter permease, with the protein MLDTLWQDLRYGARVLVRSPAFTLAILLTLALGIGANTAIFSLIHGVLLRPLPYADGARLVHLEQPVTRAGVENTGFSPVELADYRAQLTRIQGLVEYHSMPFSIVGHGEPRRVQTAVVSAGFFDTLGVRPFLGRTFLPEEEAPGAAPVLILSHAYWKNVLGGDPAMVGKTFTMNGRTHTVVGVLPPVPQYPAENDVYMPISACPFRSGADWAHGRASRGLTVLGRLAPGVSLAEARVELATVATRLHETHPEAYPAAEGFSSTASSLQDRLVARARPTLLLLLGTALFLLLVVCANVANLTLARLARREQELAVRAALGAGQGRIARQLLTEHLLLSFVGGLLGLMVAAAGMELLVAFVARYTSRAVEVEVGLPMLLINLCLSLGTGLVLSLLPAMPTRTVLGSAVTGGAGTSRVSPRLRGFFIVSQVALSCILLVGAGLMLRSMARLHRVDPGFDADNVLTARVDLGWDRYREDDKVRAFVEELLPRLEAMPGVTSVGLANALPLSENRPWTTTLQVDGQELVPGQVRPQADLRSATGGYFRALGVPLLKGRLFEPGDRPGTEPVVVVNQAFVRAHLGGGEGVGRRISFDGGSHWVTVVGVVGDVRERGLGDEPPREVYLPFSLQPLRDLRLLVRTQGPPMVLAERVRALVHELDAVQPVTDVHPLSNVRNESLAAPRLMTMLLGFFAVLALVLTCTGLSGVVAFSVSQRVREMGIRLALGATPAGVLALVLRQGMHLVLVGLAVGTAGALGLSSLMEGLLFGVEPTDPVTLLGVLVLLGGTGVVACLLPALQASRVDPAISLRGA; encoded by the coding sequence ATGTTGGACACCCTCTGGCAGGACCTCCGTTACGGCGCGCGTGTGCTCGTCCGCAGCCCTGCTTTCACCCTCGCCATCTTGTTGACGCTGGCGCTGGGCATCGGCGCGAACACCGCCATCTTCAGCCTCATCCACGGCGTGCTGCTGCGGCCGTTGCCCTATGCGGACGGCGCGCGGCTGGTGCACCTGGAGCAGCCGGTGACCCGGGCGGGCGTCGAGAACACGGGCTTCTCGCCGGTGGAGCTGGCGGACTACCGGGCGCAGCTCACGCGCATCCAGGGGCTGGTGGAGTATCACTCGATGCCCTTCAGCATCGTGGGGCATGGCGAGCCGCGACGGGTGCAGACGGCGGTGGTGTCCGCGGGCTTCTTCGACACCCTGGGCGTGCGTCCGTTCCTGGGCCGCACGTTCCTCCCCGAGGAGGAGGCGCCCGGCGCCGCCCCCGTGCTCATCCTGAGCCATGCGTATTGGAAGAACGTGCTGGGCGGAGACCCGGCCATGGTGGGGAAGACCTTCACCATGAACGGGCGCACGCACACGGTCGTCGGCGTGTTGCCTCCCGTGCCGCAGTACCCGGCGGAGAACGACGTGTACATGCCCATCTCCGCGTGTCCGTTCCGCTCGGGGGCGGACTGGGCACACGGGCGTGCCAGCCGTGGGCTCACCGTCCTCGGACGACTGGCGCCGGGGGTGTCGCTCGCGGAGGCGCGTGTCGAGCTGGCCACGGTGGCGACGCGGCTGCATGAGACGCATCCCGAGGCCTATCCCGCCGCGGAGGGGTTCTCCTCCACGGCGTCGAGCCTCCAGGACCGGCTGGTGGCGCGTGCGCGGCCCACGCTGTTGTTGTTGCTGGGCACCGCGCTCTTCCTGCTGCTCGTCGTCTGCGCGAACGTGGCGAACCTCACGCTGGCGCGGCTGGCGCGACGTGAGCAGGAGCTGGCGGTCCGCGCGGCGCTGGGCGCGGGACAGGGGCGGATTGCGAGGCAGTTGCTGACCGAGCACCTGTTGCTGTCGTTCGTGGGCGGGCTGCTCGGGCTCATGGTGGCGGCGGCGGGGATGGAGCTGCTGGTGGCGTTCGTCGCGCGCTACACGTCGCGCGCGGTGGAGGTGGAGGTCGGCCTGCCGATGCTGCTCATCAATCTCTGCCTGTCGCTGGGCACGGGGCTGGTGCTCTCGTTGCTGCCCGCGATGCCGACGCGCACGGTGCTCGGCTCGGCGGTCACCGGTGGCGCGGGGACGTCACGGGTGAGCCCGCGTCTGCGTGGGTTCTTCATCGTCTCGCAGGTGGCGCTCTCGTGCATCCTGTTGGTGGGCGCGGGGTTGATGTTGCGCAGCATGGCGCGGCTGCATCGCGTGGACCCGGGGTTCGACGCGGACAACGTGCTCACCGCGCGCGTGGACCTCGGGTGGGACCGTTATCGCGAGGACGACAAGGTCCGCGCCTTCGTCGAGGAGCTGTTGCCCCGGTTGGAGGCGATGCCGGGAGTGACCTCCGTCGGGCTCGCCAATGCGCTGCCGCTCAGTGAGAACAGGCCCTGGACGACCACGTTGCAGGTGGACGGGCAGGAGCTCGTCCCGGGGCAGGTGCGTCCCCAGGCGGACCTGCGCAGCGCGACGGGCGGCTACTTCCGGGCGCTCGGGGTGCCGTTGCTGAAGGGGCGGCTGTTCGAGCCCGGGGACCGTCCCGGGACGGAGCCGGTGGTGGTGGTGAACCAGGCGTTCGTGCGCGCGCATCTCGGCGGTGGGGAGGGCGTGGGGCGGCGCATCTCGTTCGATGGCGGGAGCCACTGGGTCACGGTGGTGGGCGTGGTGGGCGATGTGCGGGAGCGCGGGCTCGGGGATGAGCCGCCGCGCGAGGTGTATCTCCCGTTCTCGCTGCAGCCGTTGAGGGATTTGAGGTTGCTCGTCCGCACGCAGGGGCCGCCGATGGTGCTCGCGGAGCGCGTGCGTGCGCTCGTGCATGAGCTGGACGCGGTGCAGCCCGTGACGGACGTGCACCCGCTGTCGAACGTGCGCAACGAGTCGCTCGCCGCGCCGCGCTTGATGACGATGCTCCTGGGCTTCTTCGCGGTGCTGGCGCTGGTGCTGACGTGCACGGGCCTGTCCGGCGTGGTGGCGTTCTCGGTCAGCCAGCGGGTGCGGGAGATGGGCATCCGTCTGGCGCTCGGCGCCACGCCCGCGGGTGTGCTCGCGCTGGTGTTGCGGCAGGGCATGCACCTGGTGCTGGTGGGGCTCGCGGTGGGGACGGCGGGGGCGCTCGGCCTGTCCTCGTTGATGGAGGGGCTGCTGTTCGGCGTGGAGCCCACGGACCCGGTGACGCTGCTGGGCGTGCTGGTGTTGCTGGGGGGCACGGGAGTGGTCGCCTGCCTGCTGCCCGCGCTGCAGGCCTCGCGTGTGGACCCGGCCATCTCGTTGCGCGGGGCGTGA